GATTTTAGTGGAGATTTGGTATATTATCTGCCATTTCCGTTGCATGTTTCAGCATTAGAAGAAGTTTCAAAAATTATTATTTTCTCATATCCAACCCAGACTTTTGCCGCTTATGAAAATGGTGAATTAGTCCGCACTGGTCCAACTAATATGGGAAGAAAAAAAGATCCTACTCCAACTGGATTATTTTTCACCAACTGGAAAGCAGAAAAAACAACCAGTACTTTTAATGACGAATGGGAATTAAAATGGAATTTCAATATTGAAAATAAAAAAGGGGTTGGTTTTCATGAATATGATTTACCTGGTTATCCAGCATCACATTCTTGTTTAAGATTATTAGAAAAAGACGCTAAATATTTATACAAATTTGCAGACGAATGGGTTTTAAAGGACAAAGAAAATGTAAAAGTCAAAGGAACTCCGGTAGTTGTTTTTGGAAGTTATAATTTTGATGGTCCAAAACCATGGCTGCAGTTAGCATCTGATCCAAAAGCATTAAAAATTTCGGAATCTGATGTCGAAAAAGAAGTAAAACCGTTTCTACAGGAAATTTTAGAAAATCAGACTGTAAGAGACACAGAACAAAAAACTACTTCTCTTTAAACACGAAAAATATCTAAATAAAACAGCCGAAACTATTTTAAGTTTTGGCTGTTTTTTTATTTAAACGAAACATTTTTTTATCATTCTATTGAAATGAATTTATTATTTTTGATTATAAAAATAAACTTACAATACAAAATGTCTAAAAAATTAATATTATTGTTTTTATTATCAGGTTTTTTCGCAATAGGACAAACCAAAAACAATTCAAAATCAGAAACCTATACCGGCCGAAAAGGGATTTATGAAATAAAGTACAATCCTGAACATTGGATCCAAAATCCTCAATCAGAAAATTGGGATGCCGAATTTCATGATAAGTACAATTTAGTCAATGCTTATTTTATTGAATATGATTATTTTATACCTGAGAAAAAACTCAAAAGCACTATAGAAGAGCAGTATAAAGAATATGGAAAAATTAAAAATCTAAAAATATTCAAGAAAAAA
This is a stretch of genomic DNA from Flavobacterium endoglycinae. It encodes these proteins:
- a CDS encoding L,D-transpeptidase, with the protein product MKKLYYTANALLILMLVLVVSCKKSDTINLTENTAEKEKPKKTIEYKKPESSVSYQFTKVKDWLKANEADSTKMDIVSAINRADKTNLKKLDSVVIPSDFSGDLVYYLPFPLHVSALEEVSKIIIFSYPTQTFAAYENGELVRTGPTNMGRKKDPTPTGLFFTNWKAEKTTSTFNDEWELKWNFNIENKKGVGFHEYDLPGYPASHSCLRLLEKDAKYLYKFADEWVLKDKENVKVKGTPVVVFGSYNFDGPKPWLQLASDPKALKISESDVEKEVKPFLQEILENQTVRDTEQKTTSL